The Verrucomicrobium spinosum DSM 4136 = JCM 18804 genome includes a region encoding these proteins:
- a CDS encoding ABC transporter ATP-binding protein produces METPAAAAPAVEPPQSAPADVSSAPPPPPLPETLVEVRHLHRVFDNVHAVKDLNFDIHRGQVVGFIGANGAGKTTTMRIMATLDSPTSGMVRVAGVNVMDRPEKVRRLIGWMPDHYGTYSCMTVYEYLDFFARAYGFKRAERRARVEEVMDFADLLVLADRPMNKLSKGMGQRLCFGRMLLPDPDFMILDEPAAGLDPKARLEFKNLVRLLAQRGKTLFISSHILSELGEMCDTLLFIDGGKLVYHGAAETLRRGAGRASNGDSQLVVDITVLGKVEELHLWAGMNPGWSLVEQRRDGARLALASDDLNLLSAGLKKMVNEGIPVVEFHREVRRLEDAFVDMLKKQ; encoded by the coding sequence ATGGAAACTCCCGCTGCTGCCGCCCCCGCTGTCGAACCGCCGCAGTCTGCCCCGGCGGACGTTAGTTCGGCCCCGCCACCGCCACCCCTGCCGGAGACCCTGGTGGAGGTGCGGCATCTGCACCGGGTGTTTGACAACGTGCATGCGGTGAAGGATCTCAACTTTGACATCCATCGTGGGCAGGTGGTGGGGTTCATCGGTGCCAACGGGGCGGGCAAGACGACGACCATGCGCATCATGGCCACCCTGGACTCGCCCACCAGCGGCATGGTGCGGGTGGCTGGTGTGAATGTGATGGACCGTCCGGAGAAGGTGCGTCGTCTCATCGGCTGGATGCCGGACCACTACGGCACCTACTCCTGCATGACGGTGTATGAGTACCTTGACTTCTTCGCCCGCGCCTATGGTTTCAAGCGGGCCGAGCGCCGCGCCCGCGTGGAGGAGGTCATGGATTTTGCCGACCTGCTGGTGCTGGCGGACCGTCCCATGAACAAGCTCAGCAAGGGCATGGGGCAGCGTCTTTGTTTCGGCCGCATGCTGCTGCCTGATCCGGACTTCATGATCCTGGATGAACCGGCGGCGGGTCTGGATCCCAAAGCGCGCCTGGAGTTCAAAAACCTCGTCCGCCTCCTCGCCCAGCGCGGCAAGACTCTCTTCATCAGCAGCCACATCCTCAGTGAGCTGGGGGAGATGTGCGACACGCTGCTGTTCATCGACGGGGGCAAGCTCGTCTATCACGGGGCTGCGGAAACCCTCCGACGCGGTGCCGGCCGAGCCAGCAACGGCGACTCCCAACTGGTGGTGGACATCACCGTGCTCGGCAAGGTGGAGGAACTCCACCTCTGGGCCGGCATGAACCCCGGCTGGAGTCTGGTGGAACAACGCCGCGACGGCGCCCGCCTCGCCCTCGCCAGTGATGACCTCAACCTCCTCTCTGCGGGCCTGAAAAAAATGGTCAACGAAGGGATCCCCGTCGTGGAGTTCCACCGCGAGGTCCGACGGTTGGAGGATGCGTTTGTGGATATGCTGAAAAAACAGTAA
- a CDS encoding ABC transporter permease yields the protein MSSPATTAPLNTLPPPDFSDWLSPILVKELRQGLKTKAFIAIFILVQVVMTLLVGMQLLALANGASRGAMVGFDGFFWAFVWIPLLVLMPARGLLAVSDEVKANTLDLVQLTRMSAFRIVLGKWVALVAQSLLLVAAVLPYAVLRYFFGQVNVVDDLTVIAVMVAVSFVFTAFAVALSSAPMVFRIIALVVFLPFMFSVGISSLFANRLGFMGMSGSAPSVWLIVTVVGLYVYLLLEIAATRIAPVSENHSARKRLTALGMAVVANVLAYTADEDVSGLWFLLCTPIWGWIILEALCEHTVRLPSLYSSWARRGLMGRIAGRVLYPGWATALLFTGILYIAQFNAVYQISQQAGSGLTDLKQMELIVTFVLIYASAIAPLPVLLLFPRVRQPIWLYVLIQALFGLLFAIASIVAGTPGVTKEAAYRWLAPFPPSALFAFMEGGTDGTPLDFYFKVTLAVVVVLVGYLGFRMIKEFRAISGLEDQSRPDGEDRVTPASQSSS from the coding sequence ATGTCCTCACCTGCCACAACAGCCCCTCTGAATACCCTCCCGCCTCCAGACTTTTCCGATTGGCTCAGTCCTATCTTGGTCAAAGAACTCCGGCAGGGGTTGAAGACGAAGGCGTTTATTGCCATCTTCATTCTGGTGCAGGTGGTCATGACGTTGCTGGTGGGCATGCAGCTGCTGGCGCTGGCCAACGGGGCTTCGCGAGGCGCGATGGTGGGCTTCGACGGATTCTTCTGGGCCTTTGTCTGGATTCCTCTGCTGGTGCTGATGCCGGCGCGGGGGCTGTTGGCGGTGAGTGATGAGGTGAAGGCGAACACGCTGGACCTTGTGCAGCTCACCCGGATGAGTGCCTTCCGCATTGTGCTGGGGAAGTGGGTGGCGCTGGTGGCGCAGTCGTTGTTGCTGGTGGCGGCGGTGCTGCCCTATGCGGTGCTGCGTTACTTCTTCGGCCAGGTGAACGTGGTGGATGATCTGACGGTCATCGCCGTCATGGTGGCGGTTTCTTTTGTGTTCACGGCCTTCGCCGTGGCGCTCTCCAGTGCGCCCATGGTGTTTCGCATCATCGCCCTGGTGGTGTTTCTGCCCTTTATGTTTTCCGTCGGCATCAGCAGCCTGTTTGCCAACCGCCTTGGATTCATGGGCATGTCAGGCAGTGCGCCTTCGGTCTGGTTGATCGTCACGGTGGTGGGGCTCTATGTGTACCTGCTGCTGGAGATTGCGGCCACCCGGATTGCCCCAGTTTCCGAGAACCATTCGGCGCGGAAGCGTCTGACGGCCCTGGGCATGGCGGTGGTGGCCAATGTGCTGGCCTACACGGCGGATGAAGATGTGTCTGGCTTGTGGTTTCTGCTGTGCACCCCCATCTGGGGATGGATTATCCTGGAGGCGCTGTGTGAGCACACGGTGCGCCTGCCCAGCCTGTATTCGTCGTGGGCACGGCGGGGGCTTATGGGCCGGATTGCGGGCCGGGTGCTTTATCCGGGTTGGGCGACAGCCCTGCTCTTCACGGGCATCCTGTACATCGCCCAGTTCAATGCGGTGTATCAGATCTCGCAGCAGGCCGGGTCCGGCCTGACCGATCTGAAGCAGATGGAGCTGATCGTCACCTTTGTGCTGATCTATGCCTCGGCCATCGCCCCGTTGCCGGTGTTGCTCCTGTTCCCGCGCGTGCGCCAGCCGATCTGGTTGTATGTGCTGATTCAGGCGCTCTTTGGCCTGCTGTTTGCCATTGCCTCCATTGTGGCGGGCACTCCTGGGGTGACCAAGGAAGCGGCCTACCGTTGGCTGGCCCCGTTCCCCCCCAGTGCTCTGTTCGCGTTCATGGAGGGGGGCACAGATGGCACACCGCTGGACTTCTATTTCAAGGTGACGCTGGCGGTGGTGGTCGTGTTGGTGGGTTATCTGGGCTTCCGCATGATCAAGGAGTTTCGCGCCATCTCAGGCCTGGAAGATCAATCACGGCCTGATGGCGAGGACCGCGTCACCCCAGCCTCACAGTCATCCTCATGA
- the rpe gene encoding ribulose-phosphate 3-epimerase, which produces MDCFTPLILPSLLAADFSNVAAEVKRAEDAGAQWLHLDVMDGNFVDNISFGPAMIEAVKRHTDMFLDVHLMIQRADHFLDRFIKAGAGNISVHVEARYDTSLLSTLQRIKSAGLSAGLVLNPSTPFEAAIPYLHLIDLLLIMTVVPGFGGQPFMEKETMPKLAAARDYREAHGLKYHLQVDGGIYVTTAPIARQHGANLFVAGTSSFGPPDMKASMAALAESVK; this is translated from the coding sequence ATGGACTGTTTTACGCCTCTCATCCTCCCCTCCCTGCTCGCTGCCGATTTTTCCAACGTCGCTGCGGAAGTAAAACGTGCCGAGGACGCCGGTGCCCAATGGCTGCACCTGGATGTGATGGATGGAAACTTCGTGGACAACATCTCCTTCGGCCCCGCCATGATCGAGGCCGTGAAGCGCCACACGGACATGTTCCTGGACGTGCATCTCATGATCCAGCGCGCCGACCACTTCCTGGACCGCTTCATCAAGGCCGGTGCAGGCAATATCAGCGTGCACGTCGAGGCCCGCTACGACACCTCCCTGCTCTCCACCCTGCAGCGGATCAAGTCCGCCGGGCTCAGCGCGGGTCTCGTGCTCAATCCCAGCACGCCTTTTGAAGCGGCCATCCCCTATCTGCACCTGATCGACCTCCTTCTCATCATGACCGTGGTGCCTGGTTTTGGCGGGCAACCCTTCATGGAAAAAGAGACCATGCCCAAGCTCGCCGCCGCCCGCGACTACCGGGAGGCTCACGGGCTGAAATACCATCTCCAGGTGGACGGCGGCATCTATGTGACCACTGCCCCCATCGCCCGCCAGCACGGGGCCAATCTCTTCGTCGCGGGCACCTCCTCCTTTGGACCTCCCGACATGAAGGCCTCCATGGCCGCCCTGGCGGAATCGGTGAAATAA
- a CDS encoding DUF1501 domain-containing protein, giving the protein MFRIPGQLAKDLCDSHLGLTRRDVLRIGGAGMVGMTLNNIFRAQAAAAASGAGAAGSPGWGKAKNMVMIYLQGGPSHIDLWDPKQNVPDKVRSAFNTIPTKIPGHHFTEILPRLAKVNDKFTMINSMSYTPNGLFNHTAAIYQIMTGYTTDKVSPSGQLEPPNAKDYPNFGSNIIRLRPLDEPMLPFVMLPRPLQESNVIGKGGTAGFLGKSYDPYTLYPDGDDMDMLKMSRIKIDDLQLRPDLFSVRLQRRARLREALSDQMPAIENAVKDMSLDDYYSRALNLIASGRARDAFALDREPEKMRESYGKNTFGQSLLLARRLIEAGTRVVEVIWPKVANSDNHSWDHHVGLTKRMKDQSGPMLDAGLSAFFDDMDSRGLLDETLVVAIGEFGRSPEKGVSTSGNGNSADGRDHWPYCYTSIVAGAGIKRGYVHGKSDATASSPAESPVHPAELLATIYHAFGIDPETIVYNHLNQPRELVKAKAVTQLFA; this is encoded by the coding sequence ATGTTCCGCATCCCCGGCCAGCTAGCCAAAGACCTGTGTGATTCCCACCTGGGGCTGACCCGGCGCGATGTATTGCGCATCGGCGGGGCCGGTATGGTGGGCATGACGCTCAACAATATCTTCCGCGCCCAAGCTGCTGCGGCGGCCAGTGGGGCTGGCGCGGCGGGCTCACCGGGCTGGGGCAAAGCCAAGAATATGGTCATGATCTACCTCCAGGGTGGGCCGAGCCATATTGACTTGTGGGATCCGAAGCAGAACGTGCCGGACAAAGTGCGCAGCGCTTTCAACACCATCCCCACGAAGATTCCCGGGCATCACTTCACGGAGATCCTGCCCCGTCTGGCCAAGGTGAACGACAAGTTCACCATGATCAACAGCATGAGCTACACGCCAAATGGGCTCTTCAACCATACGGCGGCCATCTACCAGATCATGACGGGCTACACCACGGACAAGGTGAGCCCCTCCGGCCAGCTCGAGCCGCCGAATGCGAAAGACTACCCAAACTTCGGCTCCAACATCATCCGCCTGCGTCCGCTGGATGAGCCGATGCTGCCGTTCGTGATGCTGCCGCGTCCGCTCCAGGAGTCCAACGTGATCGGCAAGGGCGGCACGGCCGGCTTTCTGGGCAAGAGCTATGATCCCTATACGCTGTATCCGGACGGCGATGACATGGACATGCTGAAGATGAGCCGCATCAAGATCGATGACCTGCAACTGCGGCCGGATCTCTTCAGCGTGCGTCTGCAGCGCCGGGCCCGCCTGCGTGAGGCGTTGAGCGACCAGATGCCGGCCATCGAGAATGCGGTGAAGGACATGAGCCTGGACGACTACTACAGCCGTGCGCTCAACCTCATTGCCAGCGGCCGGGCGCGTGATGCGTTCGCGTTGGACCGCGAACCCGAGAAGATGCGCGAGAGTTATGGGAAAAACACCTTTGGCCAGAGCCTGCTGCTGGCCCGTCGTCTCATTGAGGCTGGCACCCGCGTGGTGGAGGTGATCTGGCCCAAGGTGGCGAACTCAGACAATCACTCGTGGGACCATCATGTGGGCCTGACGAAGCGCATGAAGGACCAGAGCGGCCCGATGCTGGATGCCGGTCTGTCTGCGTTCTTTGACGACATGGACAGCCGCGGTCTGCTGGATGAAACGCTTGTGGTGGCGATTGGGGAGTTTGGCCGCAGCCCAGAGAAGGGCGTGAGCACGAGCGGCAATGGCAACAGTGCCGACGGGCGCGACCACTGGCCCTACTGCTACACCAGCATTGTGGCGGGTGCGGGCATCAAGCGCGGTTATGTGCACGGCAAGTCGGATGCCACGGCCTCTTCTCCGGCCGAGAGCCCGGTCCACCCGGCAGAGTTGCTGGCGACCATCTACCATGCATTCGGCATCGATCCGGAGACGATTGTGTACAACCATCTGAACCAACCGCGCGAGCTGGTGAAGGCGAAGGCGGTGACGCAGTTGTTTGCGTAG
- a CDS encoding PEP-CTERM sorting domain-containing protein (PEP-CTERM proteins occur, often in large numbers, in the proteomes of bacteria that also encode an exosortase, a predicted intramembrane cysteine proteinase. The presence of a PEP-CTERM domain at a protein's C-terminus predicts cleavage within the sorting domain, followed by covalent anchoring to some some component of the (usually Gram-negative) cell surface. Many PEP-CTERM proteins exhibit an unusual sequence composition that includes large numbers of potential glycosylation sites. Expression of one such protein has been shown restore the ability of a bacterium to form floc, a type of biofilm.), producing the protein MRPPSLSLGLIPLIAITLATVPAHGATITKLIDFNNTGTRESVQNPMSTPLVIGSELWFTSEGGGEVGFGTLASFNLATNTLTKRLDLGVPGEDSPYDQGNTPTTSFTRDGNLLYYTTTRGGTGDRGTLNVYDTTTGTNTTLWNSPANSPATNPNSPSGNVAIVDRGAAGKDVYFMTGNGGASGSGFGTIQRYNTATGLTTTVHEFTGGATQGRQPFEGFTQVGNQLYFNTFTGGNATTTGQTPASGNGAGTLSVLDVTTSGSEALSTLALLPLGDGSTRLPAHNPFYSAAQNALFFTTVGTAAQPGSLQKFDIATGTLITLYEVTGAPTSSGPFPDGRFIYGSAFEWGGSLYYATRQGGLYNGGTINQFDLATSTNTVLYDLSSDTGNNLGGDVQSGFAFSDWDGIPALYLLTRQGGLYDHGTLLRLDLVPEPSRALLLMAGLATAFLRRRRPASSVNFSIS; encoded by the coding sequence ATGCGGCCCCCCTCCCTCTCTCTTGGCCTTATTCCCCTCATTGCCATCACCTTGGCGACGGTCCCAGCTCATGGTGCCACCATCACCAAGCTCATCGATTTCAACAACACCGGTACGCGGGAGAGTGTTCAGAACCCCATGAGCACCCCGTTGGTGATCGGGTCGGAACTCTGGTTTACCTCCGAAGGTGGTGGCGAGGTGGGGTTCGGAACTTTGGCGAGCTTCAACCTGGCGACCAATACCCTGACAAAACGACTGGATCTAGGGGTGCCCGGCGAGGATTCCCCTTACGATCAGGGAAACACCCCCACTACCAGCTTCACGCGGGATGGGAACCTCCTGTACTACACCACAACCCGGGGAGGCACCGGTGACCGGGGTACGTTAAACGTGTACGACACCACCACAGGTACCAACACCACTCTGTGGAACTCCCCCGCCAACTCTCCCGCCACGAATCCGAACAGCCCGTCTGGAAACGTGGCGATCGTGGACCGCGGGGCCGCCGGAAAGGATGTCTATTTCATGACCGGCAATGGCGGTGCCAGCGGCTCCGGGTTCGGCACCATTCAGCGATACAATACGGCGACCGGCCTTACGACCACGGTGCACGAGTTTACAGGTGGCGCGACACAGGGCCGCCAGCCCTTTGAGGGCTTCACCCAGGTGGGCAACCAGCTCTACTTCAATACCTTCACTGGAGGAAATGCCACCACCACGGGCCAAACCCCCGCCTCAGGAAACGGTGCCGGCACGCTTTCCGTTCTGGATGTAACGACAAGCGGGAGTGAAGCGCTCAGCACGCTGGCTCTTCTGCCACTGGGCGATGGTTCCACACGACTCCCTGCGCACAACCCCTTCTACAGCGCTGCGCAGAACGCTCTCTTCTTCACCACCGTGGGAACGGCTGCCCAGCCAGGCAGCCTGCAGAAGTTTGATATCGCCACCGGCACCCTCATCACTCTCTACGAAGTGACCGGAGCCCCCACCTCCTCTGGCCCCTTCCCCGATGGCCGCTTTATCTACGGTTCGGCCTTTGAGTGGGGAGGCTCTCTCTACTACGCCACCCGCCAGGGCGGCCTCTATAACGGTGGCACCATCAACCAGTTTGACCTGGCCACTTCCACCAACACCGTCCTCTACGACCTCAGCTCAGATACAGGAAACAACTTGGGCGGAGACGTTCAGAGCGGCTTCGCGTTTTCCGATTGGGACGGCATTCCCGCTCTCTACCTGCTCACCCGACAGGGCGGTCTGTATGACCACGGCACGCTCCTGCGCCTGGATCTGGTGCCCGAGCCCTCCCGCGCGCTTCTCCTCATGGCCGGGCTCGCCACCGCCTTCCTGCGCCGCCGTCGCCCAGCATCCTCTGTCAATTTTTCTATTTCATGA
- the tadA gene encoding tRNA adenosine(34) deaminase TadA — translation MDFEINFEDPLGDEHYMREALRQARKAARQDEVPIGAVIVHGSQIIARAWNQVETLKDATAHAEMIALTQAQGALGDWRLNECDLYVTKEPCPMCAGAIMHCRVRRVIFGCPDLKGGAAGGYWNLLQSPNLNHRSEITAGVLGEECVEVLKSFFREARARKVNGINHKKGISDAGS, via the coding sequence GTGGATTTTGAGATCAACTTCGAAGACCCCCTGGGTGATGAGCACTATATGAGGGAGGCTCTGCGCCAGGCGCGCAAGGCTGCACGGCAGGATGAGGTGCCGATTGGGGCCGTCATTGTCCACGGCAGCCAGATCATTGCCCGCGCGTGGAATCAGGTGGAGACGCTGAAAGACGCCACCGCCCATGCGGAGATGATCGCTCTCACCCAGGCCCAGGGGGCGCTGGGGGACTGGCGGCTCAACGAGTGTGATCTCTACGTGACCAAGGAGCCCTGCCCCATGTGCGCCGGGGCCATCATGCACTGCCGCGTCCGGCGCGTCATCTTCGGCTGTCCGGACCTCAAGGGCGGGGCGGCTGGCGGGTACTGGAACCTGCTCCAGTCACCGAACCTGAACCACCGCTCTGAGATCACCGCCGGGGTGCTGGGGGAGGAGTGCGTGGAGGTGCTGAAGAGCTTCTTCCGCGAGGCGCGTGCGAGGAAGGTCAACGGCATCAACCACAAAAAAGGCATTTCCGACGCGGGTTCCTGA
- a CDS encoding four helix bundle protein, with product MARSYRDLELYRQAFLFQQAVFKVTQSFPKEERYSLTDQVRRSSRAVGANIAEAWSKRRYEAHFLSKLTDADGELQETLHWLRTAYSCKYLSKETCETLVNQASELGRILGSMITNHRRFCIMPPTSEH from the coding sequence GTGGCTCGGTCCTATCGGGATTTGGAGCTCTATCGTCAGGCATTCTTGTTTCAGCAGGCAGTGTTCAAGGTGACCCAATCGTTCCCCAAGGAGGAGCGGTATTCACTGACGGATCAGGTAAGAAGAAGCTCACGGGCCGTTGGAGCCAACATTGCTGAAGCCTGGTCCAAGAGGCGGTATGAAGCCCACTTTTTGAGCAAGCTCACAGATGCCGATGGCGAGTTGCAAGAGACCCTCCACTGGCTGCGCACCGCCTACTCCTGCAAATACCTTTCCAAAGAAACGTGTGAAACCCTCGTCAACCAGGCTTCTGAATTGGGGCGCATCCTTGGTTCCATGATAACCAACCATCGCAGATTCTGCATCATGCCCCCGACGTCGGAACACTGA
- a CDS encoding AAA family ATPase yields MTPIQPLTEEEAAQGAASINRLRTALQQVLFGQEALIDHVITGLLARGHLLLEGLPGLGKTELVKGLSKALALEAKRVQFTPDLLPGDITGNPMLQDTPEGRRFVFQPGPLFANLVLADEINRASPKTQSALLEAMQERRVTVMGESHPLPQPFFVLATQNPIELEGTYPLPEAQLDRFLFKLDVKSNDAETLEKIVLHREIGVEPTVETVMTADSLNHLLDMTRRVFMPQPVANFIARLVKATHPGEPHAGGVKYGASPRAALALAAASKARALMDQRLNASYEDVRAVAPAVLRHRLLLDYGAKLEGLTPDLIVARLLEQVPAQDKPLPTSLKAAKI; encoded by the coding sequence ATGACCCCCATCCAGCCACTTACTGAAGAAGAAGCCGCCCAGGGTGCCGCCTCCATCAATCGCCTGCGCACTGCGCTACAGCAGGTGCTTTTTGGCCAGGAGGCCCTCATTGATCATGTGATCACCGGCCTGCTGGCGCGGGGGCACCTGTTGCTGGAAGGTCTGCCGGGCCTGGGCAAGACGGAGCTTGTAAAGGGCCTGTCCAAGGCCCTGGCGCTGGAGGCCAAGCGTGTGCAGTTCACCCCGGACCTGTTGCCGGGCGACATCACGGGCAACCCCATGCTCCAGGATACGCCGGAAGGCCGGCGCTTTGTGTTCCAGCCGGGGCCCCTTTTCGCGAACCTGGTGCTGGCGGATGAGATCAACCGCGCCTCACCTAAGACGCAGTCGGCTCTGCTGGAGGCCATGCAGGAGCGTCGTGTGACGGTGATGGGAGAATCCCACCCGCTGCCACAGCCGTTTTTTGTGCTGGCCACGCAGAACCCCATCGAGCTGGAGGGCACCTATCCTCTGCCTGAGGCGCAGCTCGACCGGTTTCTTTTCAAGCTGGATGTGAAGAGCAACGATGCCGAAACGCTGGAGAAGATTGTGCTGCATCGCGAGATCGGCGTGGAGCCCACGGTGGAGACGGTGATGACCGCTGATTCATTGAACCATCTGCTGGACATGACCCGCCGCGTGTTCATGCCGCAGCCAGTCGCCAATTTTATTGCCCGCCTGGTCAAGGCCACGCATCCTGGCGAGCCTCACGCTGGCGGGGTGAAGTACGGAGCGAGCCCCCGTGCTGCCCTGGCCCTGGCCGCTGCCTCCAAGGCACGGGCGTTGATGGATCAACGTCTGAATGCCAGCTACGAAGATGTCCGTGCAGTGGCTCCGGCCGTGCTGCGTCACCGTTTGCTGCTCGACTATGGGGCCAAGCTGGAAGGGCTCACGCCGGACCTCATCGTGGCACGTCTGCTGGAGCAGGTGCCCGCGCAGGACAAGCCGCTGCCTACCAGTCTGAAGGCTGCCAAGATCTGA
- a CDS encoding DUF58 domain-containing protein, whose protein sequence is MSTASPQMDLMAADFRSPALASVHQRMKGAAAVARLPLRSGHWSGVAGSVLGQGTGSSIDFQDQRPYIPGDDPRHINWQAYARTGNYTMKLYRQEVTPKVDLLLDLSASMFLTPAKAMRTWELVYFCLESALRLGAAVRIHALGRDAVDVPLERALAHDWPGGEVSTNPNVKADVAGMLERCPLRAGSLRVLVSDLLSETPPERMMNALLHGKGRALVFAPFCIEEAHPAWDGNIEFEECESALRDKRRVDKDILVRYLRAYQMHFSLWREQAVRRGAGLARVAAEPPFLVALRAEALSAGVVEMG, encoded by the coding sequence ATGAGCACGGCATCACCCCAGATGGATCTGATGGCGGCGGACTTTCGGTCCCCAGCACTCGCGTCTGTGCACCAGCGGATGAAGGGCGCGGCGGCTGTGGCCCGGCTCCCTTTGCGCAGTGGTCACTGGAGCGGGGTGGCGGGCAGCGTGCTGGGGCAGGGTACGGGGAGCTCCATCGACTTTCAGGACCAGCGTCCCTACATCCCTGGGGATGACCCGCGCCACATCAACTGGCAGGCCTATGCGCGCACGGGGAACTACACCATGAAGCTCTACCGTCAGGAGGTGACGCCCAAGGTGGACCTGCTGCTGGACTTGAGCGCCTCCATGTTCCTCACGCCTGCCAAGGCGATGCGTACCTGGGAACTGGTGTACTTCTGCCTGGAAAGCGCCCTGCGGCTGGGTGCGGCGGTGCGGATTCACGCACTGGGCCGGGATGCGGTGGACGTGCCGCTCGAGCGGGCGCTGGCGCATGACTGGCCCGGTGGCGAAGTTTCAACGAACCCCAATGTCAAAGCCGATGTCGCAGGGATGTTGGAGCGGTGCCCGCTCCGCGCAGGATCTCTGCGGGTGCTGGTGAGCGATCTGCTGAGCGAGACCCCGCCGGAGCGGATGATGAACGCCCTACTGCATGGGAAGGGGCGGGCGCTGGTGTTTGCCCCTTTCTGCATTGAGGAGGCTCATCCGGCCTGGGACGGCAACATCGAGTTCGAAGAGTGCGAGTCGGCCCTTCGCGACAAGCGGCGCGTGGACAAGGACATCCTCGTCCGCTACCTCCGGGCGTACCAGATGCACTTCTCCCTCTGGCGTGAGCAGGCCGTGCGCCGTGGGGCGGGCCTGGCCAGGGTGGCGGCAGAGCCTCCCTTCCTGGTTGCCCTCCGGGCGGAGGCACTGAGCGCGGGTGTGGTGGAAATGGGCTGA